In Rhodopirellula bahusiensis, a genomic segment contains:
- a CDS encoding ligase-associated DNA damage response exonuclease has product MLESTQAGLYCSLGGFYIDPSRPVERAVVSHAHTDHARWGCRHYLAAKPSEHLLRMRMNDDAEFEFLEYGESISIGGVKVSFHPAGHMLGSAQIRLEYRGRVEVVTGDYKLGEDPTCESWEPIRCHLLVTESTFGLPVYRWRPESETTSAINEWWRQNRDEGKCSVIYGYAVGKSQRLLASLDAGIGPIYTHGAVEKGTEAYRQSGVAMPSTTYVGSIEGKHDWQGGMVVAVPSAHGTPWMRRFGRISTAMASGWMAIRGARRRRSVDRGFVVSDHVDWPSLLKAVELCDPETVWVTHGYSAVVARYLNEQGRNAEVLERADRGEDEDEAIAGVPDAESDVSAGATDEGRSEP; this is encoded by the coding sequence ATTTTGGAATCGACACAGGCTGGTTTGTATTGTTCGCTGGGCGGTTTCTACATCGATCCCAGTCGCCCGGTCGAGCGCGCCGTCGTCAGTCACGCTCACACCGATCACGCTCGATGGGGATGTCGACACTACTTGGCTGCCAAACCGAGCGAGCATCTCCTGCGAATGCGAATGAACGACGATGCGGAGTTCGAGTTCCTTGAGTATGGCGAATCCATCTCGATCGGCGGCGTCAAAGTCAGCTTTCATCCAGCGGGACACATGCTGGGGTCCGCGCAGATTCGACTGGAGTATCGCGGTCGCGTGGAAGTCGTCACCGGCGATTACAAACTCGGGGAAGATCCAACCTGTGAGAGCTGGGAACCGATCCGCTGTCATTTGCTGGTGACTGAATCAACGTTTGGGTTGCCGGTCTATCGATGGCGACCAGAGTCCGAAACGACTTCGGCCATCAACGAGTGGTGGCGGCAGAACCGAGACGAAGGGAAGTGTTCCGTTATTTATGGGTATGCGGTCGGGAAAAGCCAAAGACTGCTCGCCAGTTTGGATGCAGGCATCGGTCCGATCTACACCCATGGCGCGGTCGAAAAAGGCACCGAAGCGTATCGGCAATCCGGCGTCGCGATGCCATCGACGACCTACGTGGGCTCGATCGAAGGGAAACACGACTGGCAGGGCGGGATGGTCGTTGCAGTCCCCAGTGCACATGGGACCCCGTGGATGCGGAGGTTTGGACGAATCTCCACCGCGATGGCCAGCGGATGGATGGCAATCCGCGGAGCGAGGCGACGTCGCAGTGTGGATCGAGGTTTCGTGGTGAGCGATCATGTGGATTGGCCGTCGCTATTGAAAGCGGTTGAACTTTGCGATCCAGAAACCGTTTGGGTCACGCACGGTTACAGTGCCGTGGTTGCACGCTATCTGAACGAACAAGGTCGCAATGCAGAAGTTCTCGAGCGGGCAGATCGCGGCGAAGACGAGGACGAAGCGATCGCTGGCGTACCAGATGCTGAAAGTGACGTTTCGGCGGGCGCCACCGATGAAGGCAGGTCCGAGCCATGA
- a CDS encoding four-helix bundle copper-binding protein produces MSTATASMQECIQNCQECRTTCADMLTSHCLVEGGDHVEQSHVKLMLDCIAACNACVDFMSRNSDHHSLYCRACAEICKACAESCEKVGGMDKCVECCRKCEQSCSSMAA; encoded by the coding sequence ATGAGTACTGCAACCGCATCCATGCAAGAATGCATCCAGAACTGTCAAGAATGCCGAACCACTTGCGCCGACATGTTGACTAGCCACTGTCTCGTCGAAGGTGGTGACCATGTGGAGCAATCGCACGTCAAGCTGATGCTCGATTGCATCGCGGCATGCAACGCCTGCGTGGATTTCATGAGCAGGAACAGCGATCATCATTCGCTCTACTGCCGAGCCTGCGCCGAAATCTGCAAAGCGTGTGCGGAGAGTTGCGAAAAGGTCGGTGGAATGGACAAGTGCGTTGAGTGCTGCCGAAAGTGCGAACAAAGCTGTTCGTCGATGGCCGCATAA
- a CDS encoding class I SAM-dependent methyltransferase, translating into MHAISAGPSEAGIRPTFATRAFYVLRAWMQAPLDVATLCPSSPYLTRKLANRDCVRNARCVIELGPGAGGTTQGLLEFMRPDAKLLAVEKSTVFAPPLHEIQDPRLEVAIDDACSLAEIAARHECGSVDAVVSGVPFSSMPPAIAETIAQSIHQVLRPGGVFVAYQIRNHVEEFARPLFGPAKTEAVPFNLPPLTLYTWTKECADQRDQENRVDCRSLV; encoded by the coding sequence ATGCATGCGATCAGTGCAGGGCCGAGTGAAGCGGGCATCCGGCCGACATTTGCCACGCGTGCGTTTTATGTCTTGAGGGCATGGATGCAGGCTCCGTTGGATGTCGCTACCCTCTGCCCGAGTTCACCCTACCTGACGCGGAAACTCGCCAACCGCGATTGTGTGAGAAACGCACGCTGTGTGATCGAACTAGGGCCAGGAGCCGGGGGCACGACCCAGGGCTTGCTCGAATTCATGCGACCCGACGCAAAGCTGCTGGCGGTTGAAAAATCGACAGTGTTTGCTCCGCCTCTTCACGAGATCCAAGATCCACGGTTGGAGGTTGCGATCGATGACGCTTGTTCGCTAGCGGAGATCGCTGCGAGACATGAATGCGGATCAGTTGACGCGGTTGTTTCGGGGGTGCCATTCAGCAGCATGCCACCCGCGATCGCAGAAACTATCGCTCAGTCCATTCATCAGGTCTTGCGACCGGGCGGAGTGTTCGTGGCCTATCAGATTCGCAACCATGTCGAAGAATTTGCACGGCCGCTGTTTGGTCCCGCGAAGACGGAAGCTGTTCCCTTCAACTTGCCTCCGCTGACGTTGTACACGTGGACGAAAGAGTGTGCCGATCAACGCGACCAGGAAAATCGCGTCGATTGTCGTAGTCTCGTGTAA
- a CDS encoding ligase-associated DNA damage response DEXH box helicase, producing the protein MNSSIPTKRETPSQIVDRFFASVGWKPFAFQRTVWRSYRDGCSGLLHSATGTGKTLGVWMGPILNWLQKNPDPSKWNPKRPPAVRVLWVTPLRALAGDTESSLRAPLDSLGLPWTLESRTGDSKQSMKARQLKKLPTALVTTPESLSLMLTHKDLMGQLSELEAVIVDEWHELLGTKRGIQTELALSRLKSLNPNLRIWGVSATLGNLQEACDALVSDQSNQQIRIVEGFKNKKVKFQSLIPSQMDRFPWSGHIGTRMVPQVVELLDSVNSALVFANTRSQTEIWYQHLLKQKPEWAGQIAIHHGSLDMSVRQWVEEGLRGGKLRAVVCTSSLDLGVDFTAVDLVIQIGSPKGAARLLQRAGRSGHQPDATSRLAFVPTNTIELIELAAAQDSIRNGKLEARPMLDKPLDVLAQHVVTIAIGGGFTSDELLKEVRTAHAYRSLTEIEWKWVLDFVVRGGESLDAYPDFHRVEISDERYQVTQRRTITNHRMNIGTIVADASMQVKFLKGKTLGTAEESFLSRIKPGEKFLFAGRLVELVRVKDNAAYVRRATGKPDTVPRWMGSRMPLSTELSQALRQRIQQASEGQYIGREMKALRPLLELQSQWSTLPREDELLMEKTKTRGGFHLFLFPFEGRLVHEGMAALFAHRMSKLRKQSFSMACNDHGIVLQSPTEIQVEQAVTAGVFATGDAAADILESMNSTSMAKRQFRQIARVAGLIHPGLPGRRKSANHLQAISNLFFDVFCQYDPQNMLLEQSRREVLEQQLESTRLLAALRRIEASRIIINEPERVTPLAFGLLVDKLRERVSSETLADRVRRMQEDLERAAEGN; encoded by the coding sequence TTGAACAGTTCCATCCCAACCAAACGAGAAACGCCGTCCCAGATCGTCGATCGCTTCTTTGCATCAGTCGGTTGGAAGCCATTTGCATTCCAGCGAACGGTGTGGCGTTCTTACAGAGATGGATGCAGCGGGTTGTTGCATTCGGCGACCGGGACTGGGAAAACTCTCGGCGTTTGGATGGGACCGATTCTCAATTGGCTGCAGAAGAATCCCGATCCGTCCAAGTGGAATCCGAAGCGTCCGCCCGCCGTGCGCGTCCTTTGGGTCACCCCGTTACGAGCCCTGGCTGGTGACACCGAAAGTTCACTCCGTGCACCATTGGATTCGCTTGGTTTGCCATGGACGCTCGAGTCAAGAACGGGCGACAGCAAGCAGAGTATGAAGGCGAGACAGCTGAAGAAGCTGCCAACCGCTTTGGTGACCACTCCCGAAAGCCTCTCGTTGATGTTGACCCACAAAGACTTGATGGGCCAACTGTCGGAACTGGAGGCGGTGATCGTTGACGAGTGGCACGAGTTGCTTGGGACGAAGCGGGGGATTCAAACCGAGTTGGCCTTGTCTCGGTTGAAGTCGCTGAACCCCAACCTGCGAATCTGGGGTGTGTCGGCGACGCTCGGGAATTTGCAAGAAGCCTGCGATGCGTTGGTGAGCGACCAGTCAAATCAGCAGATCAGAATCGTGGAAGGGTTCAAGAACAAGAAGGTCAAGTTTCAGTCGCTGATCCCATCGCAAATGGATCGCTTCCCTTGGTCCGGCCATATCGGAACCAGGATGGTGCCGCAGGTTGTCGAACTGCTCGATTCCGTCAACAGTGCTCTGGTGTTTGCCAACACGCGATCGCAGACAGAGATTTGGTACCAACACCTGCTGAAGCAAAAGCCAGAATGGGCCGGCCAGATCGCGATCCATCATGGATCGTTGGACATGTCGGTGCGCCAATGGGTGGAGGAAGGTCTGCGTGGTGGGAAGCTTCGTGCGGTGGTTTGCACGAGCAGTCTGGACTTGGGTGTTGATTTCACGGCCGTTGATTTGGTGATTCAAATCGGCAGTCCCAAAGGTGCGGCGAGATTGCTGCAACGTGCCGGTCGCAGCGGACACCAACCCGATGCGACCAGCAGGCTTGCGTTCGTTCCGACCAACACGATTGAGCTGATCGAGCTTGCAGCGGCGCAAGATTCCATACGAAACGGGAAGCTAGAAGCCCGTCCGATGCTCGACAAGCCCCTGGATGTTCTCGCTCAACACGTGGTCACCATCGCGATCGGTGGCGGGTTTACAAGCGATGAATTATTGAAAGAAGTTCGCACGGCTCATGCCTATCGTTCACTCACGGAAATCGAATGGAAATGGGTACTGGATTTCGTTGTCCGAGGTGGCGAATCGCTGGATGCGTACCCTGATTTCCATCGTGTTGAAATTAGTGACGAACGCTATCAGGTGACGCAGCGACGCACGATCACCAACCATCGGATGAACATTGGGACGATTGTTGCCGATGCCTCCATGCAGGTGAAGTTTTTGAAGGGGAAAACTCTTGGCACCGCCGAGGAGAGTTTCCTATCACGAATCAAACCCGGAGAGAAGTTCTTATTCGCGGGGCGTTTGGTGGAGTTGGTTCGCGTCAAAGACAATGCCGCGTACGTCCGCCGTGCGACCGGAAAACCAGACACGGTCCCGCGATGGATGGGCAGCAGGATGCCGTTGTCAACGGAATTGAGCCAAGCCCTTCGGCAACGAATCCAGCAGGCATCTGAGGGCCAGTACATTGGCCGAGAAATGAAAGCACTCCGGCCGCTGTTGGAGCTGCAGTCCCAGTGGAGCACCCTTCCACGCGAAGACGAGTTGTTGATGGAAAAGACAAAAACCCGCGGAGGGTTCCATCTGTTTCTATTCCCGTTCGAAGGTCGATTGGTTCACGAAGGCATGGCGGCATTGTTCGCGCACCGCATGTCCAAGTTGCGGAAGCAATCCTTTTCGATGGCGTGCAATGACCACGGCATCGTTTTGCAATCGCCGACGGAGATTCAGGTTGAACAAGCCGTGACGGCGGGCGTCTTTGCGACCGGTGACGCTGCGGCGGATATTTTGGAGAGCATGAATTCAACGAGCATGGCAAAACGACAGTTTCGGCAAATTGCGAGGGTCGCCGGATTGATCCACCCAGGCTTGCCCGGTCGTCGAAAGAGTGCCAATCACCTGCAGGCGATCAGCAACCTTTTCTTCGACGTGTTTTGCCAATACGATCCCCAAAACATGCTTTTGGAGCAGAGTCGTCGTGAAGTGCTGGAGCAGCAGCTCGAATCAACTCGGCTGCTAGCGGCTCTGCGACGAATCGAAGCCAGCCGTATCATCATCAATGAGCCGGAGCGTGTAACGCCATTGGCGTTCGGCTTGCTCGTCGACAAGCTGCGAGAGCGAGTGAGCAGCGAAACTTTGGCGGACCGTGTCCGGCGCATGCAGGAAGACCTCGAACGAGCAGCCGAGGGAAATTAG
- a CDS encoding PH domain-containing protein, with amino-acid sequence MQVLTTQCPYCQREVDSTIEHLDGPVVCPSCQKPFEMEMPTAVVTSVHEVEEEAARESKMASEPAERTLVDVHPVVFRARPIATIVCAVVGLVAVTLLIMSVTGMSLAGYSLGEAMVLGPASIVVWLGTVALLVVAGMIGYWTLLSRFTTLTVTDDRTIYREGIVSRDTSEVQHDDVRNIQLDQSFAQRLLNVGGIGISSSGQDDLEVVAKGLPHPKRIIDLIRENQD; translated from the coding sequence ATGCAAGTCCTTACCACGCAGTGCCCTTACTGCCAACGCGAAGTCGACAGCACGATCGAGCATCTCGATGGGCCAGTGGTCTGTCCAAGTTGCCAAAAGCCATTCGAGATGGAGATGCCAACCGCTGTGGTGACCTCGGTCCACGAGGTCGAAGAAGAAGCGGCACGCGAAAGCAAAATGGCATCGGAGCCAGCCGAACGCACATTGGTTGATGTTCATCCGGTTGTCTTTCGAGCCCGCCCCATCGCCACGATCGTTTGTGCCGTCGTGGGGCTCGTTGCAGTGACGTTGCTCATCATGTCAGTCACCGGCATGTCGCTGGCAGGTTATTCGTTGGGCGAAGCCATGGTGCTCGGTCCGGCCTCCATTGTGGTCTGGTTGGGAACGGTGGCTTTGCTCGTGGTCGCGGGCATGATCGGTTACTGGACGTTGCTGAGCCGATTCACCACTTTGACCGTCACCGACGATCGCACCATCTACCGCGAGGGCATCGTTTCGCGAGATACATCAGAAGTCCAGCACGACGACGTTCGCAACATCCAACTCGATCAATCGTTCGCTCAGCGATTGCTCAACGTCGGAGGCATTGGCATCTCCAGTTCGGGACAAGACGACCTGGAGGTCGTTGCAAAGGGGCTTCCTCATCCAAAGCGAATCATCGATCTCATTCGCGAAAATCAGGATTGA
- the pdeM gene encoding ligase-associated DNA damage response endonuclease PdeM — MGKFIRASINGIDLHLFAQRAAYSPLHETLFVADTHFGKDATFRRHGVPVPTGSTERTMQTISAVLAETHASRLVILGDMFHARSSLTVGTVDAIEAFFDSHPSVRFTLIRGNHDAHVGALPKRWPIDVVAPGERLGRLALGHEPMAVPEGSDLLLCGHLHPAVQIGRRRESLPKLPCFWYSSGCLVFPAIGEFTGTQVVEPKDENRVWIIAEDEIFEHASSG; from the coding sequence GTGGGCAAGTTCATTCGCGCGTCAATCAACGGAATCGATCTGCACCTGTTCGCTCAGCGTGCTGCCTACAGTCCGCTGCACGAGACGCTGTTTGTCGCCGATACGCACTTCGGCAAAGACGCAACGTTTCGTCGCCACGGGGTTCCTGTCCCAACGGGTAGCACCGAGCGGACGATGCAAACGATCTCCGCGGTATTGGCCGAAACGCATGCGAGCCGTTTGGTGATTCTCGGTGATATGTTTCATGCGCGTTCATCGTTGACCGTTGGAACCGTCGATGCGATTGAGGCTTTCTTTGACAGTCACCCTTCGGTCCGTTTCACTTTGATTCGCGGCAATCACGATGCCCATGTCGGTGCCCTTCCCAAACGATGGCCGATCGATGTCGTTGCGCCGGGTGAGCGGTTGGGGCGACTCGCGTTGGGGCACGAACCGATGGCAGTCCCAGAGGGAAGCGACCTGTTGCTCTGCGGTCACCTGCACCCGGCAGTGCAAATTGGTCGACGCCGCGAATCGCTGCCAAAGCTTCCATGCTTTTGGTATTCGTCAGGATGCTTGGTGTTTCCAGCGATTGGCGAATTCACGGGCACCCAGGTCGTTGAACCGAAGGATGAGAACCGAGTTTGGATCATCGCTGAAGACGAGATATTCGAGCATGCAAGCTCGGGATGA
- a CDS encoding ATP-dependent DNA ligase — MIQFAQLYNALDSTTKTNEKIAAMSAYFSDADGLDAAWAIHFLSGSKLRQLVPTKLLRAWAAEQAGIPDWLFDESYHSVGDLAETLTLTVPPGEMQHDDSLAFWITQKLMPLRKMDEREQRSAVLSIWNETPADIRFVVMKLITGAFRVGVSKRLVTRAVANQFEVPADVIAHRLMGNWDPSADFFERLIDSDTQDTIISQPYPFCLAHPIDNEAGPEPLGDANNYIAEWKWDGIRAQVIRRSGETFIWSRGEEMMEDRWPEIEAAAEHLPDGTVIDGEILAATAEGEVLPFAKLQKRISRKTVGKKLLAEVPVTFHAFDLLEHDGDDVRSLTFDQRRQHLKKVLGAVDHPNICMTKLISGSSWEDWSTIRETSRENFAEGLMLKRKDAAYDVGRVRGTWWKWKVDPYTIDAVLIYAQKGHGKRASLYTDYTFALWDQEKLVPFAKAYSGLTDAEIRKVDRFVRTNTKEAFGPVRSVTPELVMELAFEGLQRSSRHKSGVATRFPRIVRWRHDKKAADANRLDELIELLPMESDTPPAIESKNGQR, encoded by the coding sequence ATGATCCAGTTCGCTCAGCTTTACAACGCGTTGGATTCGACGACAAAGACCAACGAAAAGATCGCAGCCATGTCGGCCTACTTTAGCGACGCCGATGGTCTGGATGCGGCTTGGGCGATCCACTTCCTTTCTGGAAGCAAGCTTCGCCAACTTGTGCCAACGAAGCTGTTGCGGGCTTGGGCAGCGGAGCAGGCAGGGATTCCTGACTGGCTGTTTGATGAGTCGTACCACTCGGTCGGTGACCTGGCCGAAACGCTCACGCTGACGGTTCCGCCAGGTGAGATGCAGCACGACGATAGTCTCGCATTTTGGATCACTCAGAAGTTGATGCCGCTTCGGAAGATGGACGAGCGAGAGCAGCGAAGCGCAGTTCTTTCGATCTGGAATGAAACGCCAGCTGACATCCGCTTCGTGGTAATGAAACTGATCACCGGTGCCTTTCGCGTGGGCGTGAGCAAACGTCTTGTGACCCGTGCGGTCGCGAATCAATTCGAAGTGCCCGCGGATGTGATTGCACACCGATTAATGGGCAACTGGGATCCATCAGCAGACTTTTTCGAGAGACTGATTGATTCCGACACGCAAGACACCATCATCAGCCAGCCGTACCCATTTTGTTTGGCGCACCCGATCGACAATGAAGCAGGGCCCGAGCCGTTGGGCGATGCGAACAATTACATCGCGGAATGGAAATGGGATGGGATTCGAGCGCAAGTGATTCGTCGCTCCGGCGAGACCTTCATTTGGTCTCGCGGTGAAGAGATGATGGAGGATCGTTGGCCCGAAATTGAAGCGGCTGCCGAGCACTTGCCCGACGGCACCGTGATCGACGGAGAGATTTTGGCTGCAACAGCGGAAGGCGAGGTGCTTCCGTTCGCCAAGCTTCAGAAACGAATCAGTCGTAAAACGGTCGGCAAGAAACTGCTCGCCGAAGTCCCTGTCACCTTCCATGCGTTTGATCTTTTGGAACACGATGGGGACGACGTTCGTTCACTTACTTTCGATCAACGCCGTCAGCACTTGAAGAAGGTTTTGGGGGCAGTGGATCACCCAAACATTTGCATGACCAAGCTGATCAGTGGATCGTCGTGGGAAGATTGGAGCACGATCCGTGAGACGAGCCGCGAAAATTTTGCGGAAGGATTGATGTTGAAAAGAAAGGATGCGGCTTACGATGTTGGCCGAGTTCGCGGTACATGGTGGAAGTGGAAAGTCGATCCGTACACGATCGACGCGGTTCTGATCTATGCACAAAAGGGTCACGGGAAGCGTGCGAGTTTGTACACGGATTACACGTTCGCGTTGTGGGACCAGGAGAAACTGGTCCCATTTGCAAAAGCGTACAGCGGATTGACGGACGCTGAGATTCGGAAAGTCGATCGCTTTGTTCGCACCAATACGAAGGAAGCGTTCGGGCCAGTGCGAAGCGTCACGCCTGAATTGGTCATGGAGCTGGCGTTTGAAGGATTGCAACGTAGTTCGCGGCACAAGAGCGGAGTAGCGACTCGGTTTCCGAGAATTGTTCGCTGGCGTCACGACAAGAAGGCTGCCGATGCAAATCGTTTGGACGAGCTAATCGAGTTGCTTCCGATGGAGTCGGACACGCCACCAGCGATTGAATCGAAGAACGGTCAGCGTTGA
- a CDS encoding AI-2E family transporter: MKNAPDQPEITTASAKAINYRIDSGSTPAAATEPFLHDSSHQTETPHPRRDSASSSTLPGRGDRWTRGMVTAIAAILTLGTLYVATDLLVPIAIASLAYLTLRPIEAKICRWGVPQAAASALLIIGLFSSLALIVALLYSPAQQWITSAPESLHTIRSKFQSVAEPLTAVDRAGTAVDDATVPLKNDQPRIEVAYQKPSIVEETVMINQTGQMLAFVAAIAVLTFFMLSTGDDLLNRTLGVLPNANTRGEVLNKIGDIQQSVGRYLAQITCINIGLGVAVTIVMWMVGMPTPVLWGVTAALFNFIPYVGPLAATSIVFLAAASSFDTMGRASLTAFAFWLTTAIEGQFVTPTVLGKTLKVGPVVVLIAVAFWGFLWGLSGVFLAVPLLIVQRKIFASFDATYAFAVVLGEDACEPGEDCNPIKEHKPIAEASPI; the protein is encoded by the coding sequence ATGAAAAACGCTCCCGATCAACCAGAAATCACTACCGCGAGTGCCAAAGCGATCAACTACAGGATCGATTCTGGTTCGACTCCTGCCGCCGCCACCGAACCGTTCCTACACGATTCATCTCATCAAACCGAAACGCCTCATCCGCGTCGTGATTCGGCGTCATCGTCGACGCTTCCTGGTCGCGGCGATCGTTGGACACGAGGCATGGTCACGGCGATCGCGGCCATCTTGACGTTGGGCACGCTCTATGTCGCGACCGATCTGCTGGTACCAATCGCGATCGCATCGCTCGCTTATCTGACGCTTCGACCAATCGAGGCCAAGATTTGTCGGTGGGGCGTTCCACAGGCGGCCGCCAGTGCATTGTTGATCATCGGGCTGTTCTCTTCGCTCGCGTTGATCGTTGCATTGCTCTATTCGCCGGCGCAGCAATGGATCACCTCGGCACCCGAAAGCCTCCACACGATTCGGAGCAAGTTTCAATCGGTCGCGGAACCTCTTACCGCGGTCGATCGAGCGGGCACGGCGGTGGACGATGCAACTGTTCCCCTGAAGAACGACCAACCGCGAATCGAGGTGGCTTACCAAAAGCCATCCATCGTGGAGGAAACCGTGATGATCAACCAGACAGGTCAAATGCTCGCATTCGTCGCCGCAATCGCGGTGCTGACATTCTTCATGTTGTCGACGGGCGACGATCTGCTGAACCGAACGCTCGGAGTCCTTCCCAACGCGAACACACGCGGCGAAGTCTTGAACAAGATCGGCGACATCCAGCAAAGCGTCGGACGTTATCTTGCGCAGATCACCTGCATCAACATCGGACTGGGTGTGGCGGTCACGATCGTAATGTGGATGGTTGGCATGCCGACGCCGGTCCTCTGGGGTGTGACCGCTGCTTTGTTCAATTTCATTCCTTACGTCGGTCCATTGGCTGCCACATCAATCGTCTTTCTCGCAGCCGCCAGTTCGTTCGATACGATGGGCCGAGCGAGCTTGACAGCGTTTGCGTTTTGGCTGACCACCGCGATCGAAGGCCAATTCGTCACTCCGACCGTTCTGGGCAAGACACTGAAAGTCGGCCCAGTCGTGGTGCTCATAGCGGTCGCGTTCTGGGGATTCCTTTGGGGATTGTCCGGCGTCTTCCTGGCAGTCCCGTTGCTGATCGTGCAAAGGAAAATCTTCGCGAGCTTTGATGCCACGTATGCGTTCGCCGTCGTGCTCGGAGAAGACGCTTGCGAGCCTGGCGAAGATTGCAATCCAATCAAAGAACACAAACCGATTGCAGAAGCGTCACCCATCTAG
- a CDS encoding MerC domain-containing protein: MSDVPYQPASALPFSSPEPETVSTWRDWIGIVASIGCAIHCAAMPFVIASLPALGLSFLADESFHQWMALACFLIAIAAFVPGFRKHRQKTRAFKPSSHPSPSGSHHWAESCWSVPTC, encoded by the coding sequence ATGAGCGACGTCCCGTATCAGCCCGCCAGTGCATTGCCGTTCAGCAGCCCGGAACCCGAGACCGTTTCGACCTGGCGTGACTGGATCGGTATCGTCGCATCCATCGGATGTGCGATTCACTGCGCGGCGATGCCGTTTGTGATCGCTTCTTTGCCCGCGCTGGGGCTCAGCTTTCTCGCCGATGAATCCTTTCATCAGTGGATGGCATTGGCGTGCTTCTTGATCGCGATCGCAGCCTTCGTTCCGGGCTTTCGAAAGCATCGCCAGAAGACTCGAGCGTTCAAGCCTTCATCGCACCCTTCGCCATCTGGATCACACCACTGGGCGGAATCCTGCTGGTCGGTGCCCACTTGCTGA